Part of the Mycobacteriales bacterium genome, CTGCTGGCCAGCGGCGCCTCCGGGGTCACGCCCGACGCGGCCGCGTTCGCCGCGGCGGTCGAGCAGCTCTGCGCGGACCTCTGCCGTCAGCTCCTGGCCGACGCCGAGGGCGCCACCAAGGACGTCCGGATCGAGGTCGCCGGCGCCGCGAGCGAGGCCGACGCGGTCGAGGTCGGCCGGTCGATCGCCCGAAGCAACCTGCTCAAGTGCGCGTTCTTCGGCAACGACCCCAACTGGGGCCGGGTGCTGTCGGCGGTCGGCACGACGTCGGCCGCCTTCGAGCCGGACGCGCTCGACGTCGCGATCAACGGCGTGCAGGTCTGCCGGGCCGGCGCCGCCGGCGACCCCCGCGACCTGGTCGACCTCTCCGGCCGGGACGTCCACGTCCTCGTCGACCTGCACGCCGGTCCGGACACCGCGACCGTCTGGACCAACGACCTGTCGCTGGCCTACGTGCACGAGAACTCGGCGTACTCGTCATGACCGGCACCGTCGCCCCGGCCTCGGCCGACCGGATCACCGCGCTGGCCAAGGCGGCGACGCTGGTCGAGGCGCTGCCCTGGCTGGCCCGTTTCCACGGCGCCGTCGTCGTCCTGAAGTACGGCGGCCACGCCATGGCCGACCCCGCGCTGCAGCGTGCGTTCGCCGAGGACGTCGTCTTCCTGCGGTACGTCGGGCTCCGGCCCGTCGTCGTGCACGGCGGCGGCCCGCAGATCACCGCCCACCTCGACCGGCTCGGCATCCCCTCGGAGTTCCGTGCCGGCCTGCGGGTCACCACGCCGGAGGCGATGGAGGTCGTCCGGATGGTGCTCGTCGGCCAGGTCAACGGCGACGTGGTCCGGCTGGTCAACGACCACGGCCCGTTCGCGGTCGGCCTGTCCGGCGAGGACGGCGGGCTGATGACGGCCGAGCCGCGGACGCTCATGGTCGAGGGCGAGGAGATCGACCTCGGGCTGGTCGGCGACGTCACCGCGGTCGACCCGGGGACGTTGCGTGCGCTGCTCGCCGACGGCCGGATCCCGGTGATCGCGACCGTGGCCGGCGGCCC contains:
- the argB gene encoding acetylglutamate kinase, which translates into the protein MTGTVAPASADRITALAKAATLVEALPWLARFHGAVVVLKYGGHAMADPALQRAFAEDVVFLRYVGLRPVVVHGGGPQITAHLDRLGIPSEFRAGLRVTTPEAMEVVRMVLVGQVNGDVVRLVNDHGPFAVGLSGEDGGLMTAEPRTLMVEGEEIDLGLVGDVTAVDPGTLRALLADGRIPVIATVAGGPGGQSYNVNADTAAAAIAVALGAQKLVVLTDVEGLYSSWSADGIAGELVSEIGADALAALLPTLSAGMAPKMEACLRAVRGGVPQAHVLDGRVPHAVLLEVFTDSGVGTMVTPHDPAATTGGTP